In one window of Oryza sativa Japonica Group chromosome 9, ASM3414082v1 DNA:
- the LOC4347519 gene encoding uncharacterized protein yields MRSSATAAAEAAEADQSRAMYELCALLLTVLRAWPEEGGGRGAAAWPRQVTAAGVASMLLGASVALMLCGSVTFMLGFFLMPWVIGLACVFLLVGFVTNLSVIWRAILWPASCSSSPKVASTWYIFSKPPFMSYM; encoded by the exons atgaggtcgtcggcgacggcggcggcggaggcggcggaggctgaCCAGTCGAGGGCGATGTACGAGCTGTGCGCGCTGCTGCTGACGGTGCTCCGGGCGTGGCCGGAGGAAGGGGGCgggcggggggcggcggcgtggccgcggcaggtgacggcggcgggggtggcgtCGATGCTGCTGGGGGCGTCGGTGGCGCTGATGCTGTGCGGGTCGGTGACCTTCATGCTGGGGTTCTTCCTCATGCCCTGGGTCATCGGCCTCGCCtgcgtcttcctcctcgtcgggtTCGTCACCAACCTGTCCGTGATCTGGAGGGCCATCCTCTGGCCCGCCTCGTGCTCCTCCTCGCCCAAGGTGGCCTCCACAT GGTATATATTTTCCAAGCCTCCATTCATGTCCTACATGTGA
- the LOC9270862 gene encoding protein SMALL AUXIN UP-REGULATED RNA 9-like: protein MAEKKLAMAERGRRGLIMKTLDRCRPPAWRRPAEGCLSVYVGAARQRFVVRTASVNHPLFRPLLEEAEEAFGYAAAGPLQLPCDAAVFARVLEQIEEEEEETAAAGDVAARRCGLAARGHSAYRLLVPGGRPALAGRS from the coding sequence ATGGCCGAGAAGAAGCTGGCAATGGCGGAGAGAGGGCGGAGGGGCCTGATCATGAAGACGCTGGACCggtgccggccgccggcgtggaggaggccggcggaggGGTGCCTCTCGGTGTAcgtcggcgcggcgcggcagcggttcGTCGTCCGGACGGCGAGCGTGAACCACCCGCTGTTCCGGCCGCTgctggaggaggccgaggaggcgtTCGGgtacgcggcggcggggccgctgCAGCTGCCGTGCGACGCCGCCGTGTTCGCCAGGGTGCTGGagcagatcgaggaggaggaggaggagacggcggccgccggcgacgtggcggcgaggaggtgcgGCCTCGCCGCCAGAGGGCACTCCGCCTACCGGCTGCTCGTCCCCGGCGGCCGGCCTGCCCTCGCCGGCCGGTCGTAG
- the LOC4347522 gene encoding large ribosomal subunit protein eL8y: MAPKRGGRAPVPAKKKTEKVTNPLFEKRPKQFGIGGALPPKKDLHRFVKWPKVVRIQRQRRILKQRLKVPPALNQFTRTLDKNLATNLFKMLLKYRPEDKAAKKERLLKRAQAEAEGKTVEAKKPIVVKYGLNHVTYLIEQSKAQLVVIAHDVDPIELVVWLPALCRKMEVPYCIVKGKARLGSIVHKKTASVLCLTTVKNEDKLEFSKILEAIKANFNDKFDEVRKKWGGGVMGSKSQAKTKAREKLLAKEAAQRMT, from the exons ATG GCACCGAAGCGAGGCGGCAGGGCGCCGGTGCCGGCGAAGAAGAAGACG GAGAAGGTGACCAACCCGCTGTTCGAGAAGAGGCCGAAGCAGTTCGGCATCGGCGGCGCGCTGCCACCCAAGAAGGATCTGCACAGGTTCGTGAAGTGGCCCAAGGTGGTGCGCATCCAGCGCCAGCGCCGCATCCTCAAGCAGCGCCTCAAGGTTCCCCCGGCGCTCAACCAGTTCACCCGCACCCTCGACAAGAACCTCG CAACCAACCTGTTTAAGATGCTTCTCAAGTACCGCCCTGAGGACAAGGCTGCCAAGAAGGAGAGGCTTTTGAAGAGGGCCCAGGCTGAGGCTGAAGGGAAAACCGTTGAGGCCAAGAAGCCAATTGTTGTGAAGTATGGTCTTAACCACGTGACTTACCTCATTGAGCAG AGCAAGGCCCAGCTGGTTGTCATCGCTCATGATGTTGATCCAATTGAGCTGGTTGTGTGGCTTCCAGCCCTGTGTAGGAAGATGGAGGTCCCTTACTGCATCGTTAAGGGCAAAGCTCGCCTTGGATCG ATTGTTCACAAGAAGACTGCATCTGTTCTGTGCTTGACCACTGTCAAGAACGAGGACAAGCTTGAGTTCAGCAAGATCTTGGAGGCCATCAAG GCGAACTTCAACGACAAGTTCGACGAGGTCAGGAAGAAGTGGGGAGGCGGCGTCATGGGCTCCAAGTCGCAGGCGAAGACCAAGGCCAGGGAAAAGCTTCTCGCTAAGGAGGCCGCCCAGCGGATGACCTAA
- the LOC4347521 gene encoding transmembrane emp24 domain-containing protein p24beta2 → MEGSLRLGFLLVLCILAFLRPAAAIRFVIDREECFSHNVDYEGDTVHVSFVVIKAETPWHYTEDGVDLVVRDPNGNQIHDSRDKISDKFEFIVHRRGVHRFCFTNKSPYHETVDFDVLVSHFSYYDQHAKDEHFSALFEQIAKLDEALYNIQFEQHWLEAQTDRQAILNENMSRRAVHKAFFESAALIAASVVQVYLLHRLFERKLGTSRV, encoded by the exons ATGGAGGGGAGTTTGAGATTGGGGTTTCTGTTGGTTCTATGTATCTTGGCCTTCTTGCGCCCTGCTGCAGCTATTCGCTTCGTGATCGATAGGGAAGAGTGCTTCTCTCATAATGTTGATTATGAAGGAGATACAGTTCATGTATCCTTTGTTGTGATCAAGGCAGAGACGCCATGGCATTATACCGAGGATGGCGTGGATCTTGTG GTTAGAGATCCCAATGGTAATCAAATCCATGATTCCCGTGACAAGATCAGCGATAAGTTTGAATTCATAGTTCATAGGAGAGGCGTTCACCGCTTCTGCTTCACCAATAAATCCCCATACCATGAAACTGTAGATTTTGATGTACTTGTTAGTCACTTTTCGTATTATGACCAGCATGCCAAAGATG AACATTTCAGCGCCTTGTTTGAGCAAATTGCAAAGTTGGATGAAGCCCTCTACAACATTCAGTTTGAACAGCACTGGTTGGAGGCCCAAACAGACCGGCAAGCAATAT TAAACGAGAACATGAGTAGGAGGGCAGTTCACAAGGCATTCTTTGAATCAGCTGCTCTCATTGCAGCCAGTGTTGTGCAGGTCTACCTACTGCATCGCCTCTTTGAGCGAAAGCTGGGAACATCGAGGGTCTAA
- the LOC4347520 gene encoding peroxidase 73, with protein sequence MERRGSLYGVAAAAAVVVVVAMAAAAGGEAARLSPEHYRSTCPGVESVVRSVVARKVKETFVTVPATLRLFFHDCFVEGCDASVMIASRGNDAEKDSPDNLSLAGDGFDTVVRAKAAVEKKCPGVVSCADILAIAARDVVAMSSGPRWTVELGRLDGLVSKSGGVAGKLPGPDMRVKDLAAIFAKNNLTVLDMVALSGAHTVGFAHCTRFAGRLYGRVGGGVDPSYDPAYARQLMAACPRDVAPTIAVNMDPITPAAFDNAYYANLAGGLGLFTSDQELYTDAASRPAVTGFAKNQTLFFEAFKEAMVKLGRVGVKSGKHGEIRRDCTAFN encoded by the exons ATGGAGCGACGTGGTAGCCTGtacggcgtcgcggcggcggcggcggtggtggtggtggtggcaatggcggcggcggccggcggcgaggcggcgaggctGTCGCCGGAGCACTACCGGTCGACGTGCCCCGGCGTGGAGTCCGTCGTGCGGTCGGTGGTGGCGAGGAAGGTGAAGGAGACCTTCGTCACCGTCCCGGCCACGCTCCGCCTcttcttccacgactgcttcgtcgaG GGGTGTGACGCGTCGGTCATGATCGCGTCGCGGGGCAACGACGCCGAGAAGGACTCGCCGGACAACCtgtcgctcgccggcgacggcttcGACACGGTGGTGCGCGCCAAGGCGGCGGTCGAGAAGAAGTGCCCCGGCGTggtctcctgcgccgacatcctcgccatcgccgccaggGACGTCGTCGCCATG TCGTCCGGCCCACGCTGGACCGTCGAGCTTGGCCGGCTAGACGGCCTCGTCTCCAAgtccggcggcgtcgccggcaagCTGCCAGGCCCGGACATGCGCGTCAAGGACCTCGCCGCCATATTCGCCAAGAACAACCTCACCGTGCTCGACATGGTGGCGCTCTCCGGCGCGCACACCGTCGGCTTCGCGCACTGCACGCGCTTCGCCGGCCGGCTGTacggccgcgtcggcggcggcgtggacccGTCCTACGACCCGGCGTACGCGCGGCAGCTGATGGCGGCGTGCCCGCGCGACGTCGCGCCGACCATCGCCGTCAACATGGACCCCATCACCCCGGCCGCCTTCGACAACGCCTACTACGccaacctcgccggcggcctcggCCTGTTCACCTCCGACCAGGAGCTCTACACCGACGCCGCGTCGcggccggcggtgaccggcTTCGCCAAGAACCAGACGCTCTTCTTCGAGGCGTTCAAGGAGGCCATGGTCAAGCTTGGCAGGGTCGGAGTCAAGTCCGGGAAGCATGGAGAGATCAGAAGAGACTGCACAGCTTTCAACTGA
- the LOC4347518 gene encoding L-ascorbate oxidase: MRTWRLAVLACLCAAAAAAPAEAKTHHHTWNITYQYKSPDCFRKLAVTINGESPGPTIRAAQGDTLVVTVHNMLDTENTAIHWHGIRQIGSPWADGTAGVTQCPILPGETFTYRFVVDRPGTYMYHAHYGMQRVAGLDGMLVVSVPDGVAEPFAYDGEHTVLLMDWWHQSVYEQAVGLASVPMVFVGEPQSLLINGRGVFNCSPPAASNGGGAACNAFGGECGWPTLFTASPGKTYRLRIGSLTSLASLSFEIEGHTMTVVEADGYYVTPVVVKNLFIYSGETYSVLVTADQDPSRSYWAASHVVSRDPTKTAPGRAVVRYASAAVDHPRTPPPTGPRWNDTASRVAQSRSFAALPGHVEPPPARPDRVLLLLNTQSKIDNHTKWAINGVSLSFPATPYLVAMKHGLRGEFDQRPPPDSYDHGSLNLSSPPASLAVRHAAYRLALGSVVDVVLQNTAIPPPNGRSETHPWHLHGHDFWVLGYGEGKFVPEVDGPGLNAASARGGAVMKNTVALHPMGWTAVRFRASNPGVWLFHCHLEAHVYMGMGVVFEEGVDVLPRLPASIMGCGRTKGHHY, translated from the exons ATGAGGACGTGGCGGCTCGCCGTGCTGGCGTGCctgtgcgccgccgcggcggcggcgccggcggaggcgaagaCGCACCACCACACGTGGAACATCACGTACCAGTACAAGTCGCCGGACTGCTTCAGGAAGCTCGCCGTGACCATCAACGGCGAGTCCCCCGGGCCGACCATCCGCGCCGCCCAGGGCGACACCCTCGTCGTCACCGTCCACAACATGCTCGACACCGAGAACACCGCCATCCACTGGCACGGCATCCGCCAG ATTGGCAGCCCGTGGGCTGACGGCACCGCCGGCGTCACGCAGTGCCCCATCCTCCCCGGCGAGACCTTCACCTACAGATTCGTCGTTGACAGG CCTGGAACGTACATGTACCACGCGCACTACGGCATGCAGCGCGTGGCGGGGCTGGACGGCATGCTCGTCGTGTCGGTGCCCGACGGCGTCGCCGAGCCCTTCGCCTACGACGGCGAGCACACCGTCCTCCTCATGGACTGGTGGCACCAGAGCGTGTACGAGCAAGCCGTCGGCCTCGCCTCCGTCCCCATGGTGTTCGTCGGCGAGCCCCAGTCGCTTCTGATCAACGGCAGAGGCGTGTTCaactgctcgccgccggcggccagcaatggcggtggcgcggcgtgcAATGCGTTTGGCGGCGAGTGCGGGTGGCCGACGCTGTTCACCGCCTCGCCGGGGAAGACGTACCGCCTCCGCATCGGCAGCCTGACGTCGCTGGCGTCGCTGAGCTTCGAGATCGAGGGGCACACGATGACGGTGGTGGAGGCCGACGGGTACTACGTCACGCCGGTGGTGGTCAAGAACCTCTTCATCTACTCCGGCGAGACCTACTCCGTGCTCGTCACCGCCGACCAGGACCCGTCCCGGAGCTACTGGGCGGCGTCGCACGTCGTCAGCCGCGACCCCACCAAGACGGCGCCGGGCAGGGCCGTCGTCAGgtacgcctccgccgccgtggatcacccgcgcacgccgccgccgaccgggcCACGGTGGAACGACACGGCGAGCAGGGTGGCGCAGAGCAGGTCGTTCGCCGCGCTGCCGGGGcacgtcgagccgccgccggcgaggcccgaccgcgttctcctcctcctcaacacGCAGAGCAAGATCGACAACCACACCAAGTGGGCCATCAACGGCGTCTCCCTCAGCTTCCCGGCGACGCCGTACCTCGTCGCCATGAAGCACGGCCTCCGCGGCGAGTTCGaccagcggccgccgccggacaGCTACGACCACGGGAGCCTCAACctctcctccccgccggcgagccTCGCCGTGCGCCACGCCGCGTACCGCCTCGCCCTGGGCTCGGTGGTCGACGTGGTGCTGCAGAACACGGCGATCCCGCCGCCGAACGGGCGGAGCGAGACGCACCCGTGGCACCTCCACGGGCACGACTTCTGGGTGCTCGGCTACGGCGAGGGCAAGTTCGTGCCGGAGGTGGACGGGCCGGGTCTGAACGCGGCGAGCGCGAGGGGCGGCGCCGTGATGAAGAACACGGTGGCGCTGCACCCGATGGGGTGGACGGCGGTGAGGTTCAGGGCGAGCAACCCGGGCGTGTGGCTGTTCCACTGCCACCTGGAGGCCCACGTGTACATGGGCATGGGCGTGGTGTTCGAGGAGGGCGTCGACGTGCTGCCGCGGCTGCCGGCGTCCATCATGGGGTGCGGCCGCACCAAGGGCCATCACTACTAA